A region of the Ammospiza nelsoni isolate bAmmNel1 chromosome 14, bAmmNel1.pri, whole genome shotgun sequence genome:
GGCGGCCGGCGGCGGCCGGCGCTGGGCGATGTGCCGGTGCTGCCGCAGGGCGAGTCGCCGCCGCCGTCCGGCAGGGCCAGCTGCGACCCGCTCAGCCTGCGCCTCTCGGACGGCGCCTTCCCCGCCTCGCCGACCGGCGGCTCCCCGTTGTGTTCGGCGCCCGGCCTCCGCCAGAGGGGAGCGTCCGTCCTCGCGGCGGAGCTGGCGGCCGAGCCGGTGCTCTCCGGCTCCTCCGGGAGCGTGGCGCTCCGCGACAGGCACGGGTGGGCGCCCGGGCTCTTCTCGTGGGCGGCTTTCCATGCCAGCGGCCCCGGTGCCTGCTCATCCACTGGCGGGAAGAGGGAGGGGTCCcttcccttgctgctgctgctgctgctgcgggcgAGGGAGGGCTTCTTGGAGAGCGAGAGGTCGCCGATGCCCGTGATGACCTCGCTGTCGGCGCAGGGCCGCGTGTCGTCGCGGTGACTGGAGGCCGCCAGCACCGAGGGTGCCACCAGACCCCAGGGCTCCGAGCGCAGCCGCTTCAGCCGGGGCAGCTGGGCTCTGCGGGCAGCGCCGGCTCGCTGGCCCGGGGAGGGGGGCTCGGTGTCCCCAGGGTGAGAAGGGTGCGGGGTGAGAGCGCTGCTCTCCTTCTCGGCAGGGGAAGGCGCTGAGACGGGACTTTTCAGGTGGGCACTGGAGGGGGCTGCGCTCTCCTCGAGGGGAGCCTTCTCCTTGAACTCCAGCGCTGGCGCAACGTTCAGGTACTGCTTGGCGGTCTTGGTGCCGGAGGCTGATGTGTCCATGGTGATGATGATCACCTCCTTCCCCTTGGCTCTGCAGGCATtcagcaggtgctgcagcacagccttgtCCTCGGCGTTGATGGCGTGGACCAGCGCCGAGGCTCCCGAGTGGTCCTCGAGGCTGGGGTCTGCCCCGCtgtccagcagcagggacaccacgtcccccccagccccgcggATGCAGGCGTGCATCAGCGCCGTCTTGCCCGACTTGTCCTGGATGTTGGGGTCGGCTCTGTTGTCCAGCAGGTACTTCACCATCTTGGCcttgtggctgctctgctggtcCACGTGCGTGGTGATGCAGGCCACCATGAGCGCGGTCTCGCCCTTGTCGTTGCTCTCGTTGATGTAGGCGCCGCCCTCGAGCAGCAGCCG
Encoded here:
- the ANKRD34C gene encoding ankyrin repeat domain-containing protein 34C — translated: MDEGTELELGGHSLLKAVWLGRLRLTRLLLEGGAYINESNDKGETALMVACITTHVDQQSSHKAKMVKYLLDNRADPNIQDKSGKTALMHACIRGAGGDVVSLLLDSGADPSLEDHSGASALVHAINAEDKAVLQHLLNACRAKGKEVIIITMDTSASGTKTAKQYLNVAPALEFKEKAPLEESAAPSSAHLKSPVSAPSPAEKESSALTPHPSHPGDTEPPSPGQRAGAARRAQLPRLKRLRSEPWGLVAPSVLAASSHRDDTRPCADSEVITGIGDLSLSKKPSLARSSSSSSKGRDPSLFPPVDEQAPGPLAWKAAHEKSPGAHPCLSRSATLPEEPESTGSAASSAARTDAPLWRRPGAEHNGEPPVGEAGKAPSERRRLSGSQLALPDGGGDSPCGSTGTSPSAGRRRPPGLLERRGSGTLLLDHISHARPGYLPPLNVNPNPPIPDIGSSKAPSPLAAALKPLVPLTPGSPRRGDLRAHRKLLRRHSMQAEQMRHLSDFEEVVAQ